In Lactuca sativa cultivar Salinas chromosome 5, Lsat_Salinas_v11, whole genome shotgun sequence, the DNA window ATGGTTCAATGTTAGTATTGATCGTACACAGCCTCTTAATTAATTTAGTGAGAGTGCGTTTGTACGACTACTTTTTTCCATCAATCAAAATTTCTTAACCACACAGAATTTGAGATACATCAAAAACGACATTATAAACTGTGAAAACAAGAACTCAATACAATCCACAtgaacttttatatataattGATTAATTGTGGATgtagatacacacacacacacacacacacacacacacacatatatatatatatatatatatatatatatatatatatgtagtataTGCTTTGCTAAGATTGGCTAAAACCCTAATTAAATGCAGGTTATGAAGGGATCATCTCCGTATTCCCATGTCAAAAGTTGCACCTCCAGAAAACGAGGTCGTGGGACTTCATTGGATTTCCAATAACAATTGAACGAAGTCCGGTTGATGAGAGAAACACGATTATTGGTGTCATAGACAGTGGAATATGGCCAGAGTCGGAGAGCTTCAGTGATGAAGGCCTCAGACCAATTCCCGAAAAGTGGAAAAGGGAGTGTCGTGGTGGCACAAATTTCACTTGCAACAGGTAACTTTAAGTTGAGGTGGTCTAGATTTCATAAGAGTAGAGAACTGGATCGAGAACTTATTTGTGGCTGCTGTCCGGTCATTTTAAGTTACCTTCAGCACTAAGGACACTCAAATATCTAATCCATAGATACAAGTATGTCTTACCATTCAAGCTTCACTTTTTCATGTCATTTCACATTCTCGTATGTCAACATATCAGTTATTGTGCTATTCTACATTTTATTCAACATGATTCATGTATACAACATTGATGAATTGATTTAATGTGCTCTACCTTACCATGATACACAGGCCGGATTGTGCAACTTATTGACACAGGCCAGGTAAGAAAAGGGTATATCTCGTTCTTCTTTTTCTATTTTCTCTTTGGAAATCTACTACAATTCGAGTGTCCGCACAACTCATTCAAAGATGGCTCTGCAGGTACTTCTTTTTAATCTTTctaaaaattcatgttttatatttttattcaaaTTTTGACACTTTTTTTTGAAAGAATATCATGTCTTACATGAATTTTTATTTTCAGATATTTTGCATTGAATGCAAAATTAACTATATCTTTAAAGATGTGTTTTTTAATGTTAATGTTGTGAATCTCTTCTGTTGAATTTATAAAATTCCTAAAACAGAGAGAGCAGAGTCTCTTGCACGAGTAGTTTCAGGGGAGGCTTTGCCTATCGAACAGTTGGATGCATATTGCCCTGAAAATGGAATGATTCTTGCAAATTGCTCTGCTATTGGAAAATTTCTCTTTTCTTATTAGCATTTATGAAAATGGGattatgaattaaaatgtttttgacATGATCAGGAGAACTTGAGATCATATGATCTTGTATTTGATGCGGTTTATACACCTAGAAACACACGGCTATTGCAAGAGGCTGTAGAGGTGGGAGTTATAGTAGTGAGTGGTGTTGAGATGTTCATTAGACAAGCTCTTGGCCAGTTCAGATTGTTCACATATGGATTAGGTATTCATCTTTTATCAGCTCTAAGTTTCTATGCCATATCAATGTTAAATTGAACTTAGAAAGTATTGTGTTCATTTCTCAGAACAAAGATATAGTTACTGCTACTACGAGTAAATAAGAAAGTATTTCGTACAAGAGAATCTAAGTTTCTATGCCATATCAATGTTAAATTGAAATTAGAAAGTATTGTGTTGATTTCTTAGAACAAATATATAGTTACTCATATATTACTTTATCAGAAAGGATGTTTATGATTTTCATCAAACTGTACTAGGTAAATGCTATATTTAACATTAAGATATATTAGAAAATGAGAAATgagttaatttatttattttgatttatccTGTTCTGTGTCCAACACAACAAGGATGATGATGGTGCATTTATATTTTCTTAACCTGTTACCTAATAATTTTCTCATCTTATCACATCATATTTCTTCATTTTTAACTCCTTAATTTATCAATCTAATCATTATTAACTTCATTCTTGTAAAACCATGTGTCTATGCTATATAATGATTGGTTTTCCACTTTTCATGGTGGAAGTGGACAGAGGGTCTCTCTTTCACAGTTTGTAACATCTTGTattcaagaaataacaatgtactttccataaaaaaaattataaattgtattctttgaaaaatttgctagattggtaggtttaaaagaacaatgtcctaataagaattaattttaaaagtagaatgaaaatgacaagtgattttgtgttgtgtttacagGGTTGATGAAAGTGAATAGCTCAGGagttagaagaggaaaagaaagctcaagctgaaagagataagatgctgcaaatgcaagtgttgcattcttcatttcaattgttagtatgaaacaaagagtagattagatgaatgcaaatttatatatcgtaagaaatagaattgtatgacattaaattttatgcaatagattgtattttttatacatggtattttatttctattatgagatattaaattcaaatttactttaaaatttaataaatatataaatatttttttaacatttaaatttacgatacgcagtaatgtgtgtcatcttcattatgacatggcctttcttgacaggggttttaatgatacacattgcgtgtcattaacacacgcgtcgtaaggttacaacacgtgaatgcgtgtcgtcttcctttatgacagggccttccttgatacgcattgcgtgtcataaacgcgtgtcgtaattgtgcgtcgtctctctttatgacagggccttccttgacgcgcatttgcacgtcgtctcagccttttacgacacgcaatgagcgtcgtaaaaggctgtttttctagtagtgttggtGCCTTTAAATCGCgcaacacagtgaggaaactcacctcatactATCAAATCTCACAGAAAGAATCCATGGGCCCAAACCCCTCTTATGGGCCTTCCACCAAGGACTCCAATAAAATATCAACAACCCAACAAGGGAATCCAACAAGGCCCAAGACATCAAAAGCCCAACATAGCCTAATACCGAGAAGCCCGCGAAACCGAAGCCTACtgctgagtacgcagggcgtactcatctcgtacgcttagcgtattccCTTTGGGGCCAATACGCACATTGTACTCCCCAGATCACCATCCTaccccattaagcacttaatcaatTAAGCCCTTGCTCAAAACTCTCAGATATGATTCCTATGGACGACttaacacataaagttgccaattttatgtgcatgcatggcttaatgggactttagaactcaaaagagcttaataaatgatttaacacatgcatgagaccaaaaccaccataaagtttTCACCTTTATGCTCAAGAAATCCTTAATGTGCCCAAATCTACAAGGATAAGCTCCAAAAATGTCCTTAGCTCACAAAGCcaacccaaaaagggaccaaaatgacCATAAACAAGCTAAAAAGTAGATCTAAGAAATGGAATGAAAatatttgaactttatacctcaaaagccaCCAAAAGAAGGTACAAAAGTTGGATCTCAAGGCTCTCCACTAAAGAATGAGTCTTCAAGTTTCTTCTTCTACCACTTTATGATGCACAACACCTACCAAAAGCTTCAAAAGAGCTCAAAAGCACCACACAAAGGCTAAGGAACAAATTAGGATTTTCTAGGGTATGGAGGTTGGTTAAACAAGGAAAAAAGAGGCTATCTTATGGTTTATATAGGGTACAAGCGCTAAAATTTGGGTTTCTACACTGCTTACGTACTCTAACCGTACTCCACctatgcccaacgtacgtggaTGAGCTCCACGACCCATTtgcatgagtacgcccaacgtactctaacTTTCCCAAAGTTGGCAATTCAGCCCCCCAAGCATGAATTCTACAAACAATACACCCCCAAATGGTCTAAACCGAAATGCACAATGAACCAAGCATTATAGAATCCTTCTTCCATATACTTTTCCACCACCTTGTTCTTCAAGATCCTACCTTCTAATGGAGAAATAAGCTCATAAATGATGCTAAGGCTCAAAATGAGAGaggggaggctagggtttcgagttagagGCTCATGATAGGAAGGACCCCCAAGGGGTTAGAGAcattaaatagggctcaaaaccatAAAAAATAGGGCTTTTACCTTGCGGCAGTACGCTTGGCATACCTaaagttacgcccaacataatgcCCTAAAGACGCAACTTCCTCagcccagtacgcccaacgtattacCAGACACCCTTTTCCTAAcgtcaaacaaccataacttcttcatttcaagTCCATTTTCGGCATTCTGTATATGCatggaaaggtattgaagagccccatgatcctatctaattacttttaacTTAAAACATACCGAACTAAAATCCTATTCCAAgaaagaagtctgaaacatcacttttcctattttacccgtaggctccaaaacacaaaccaagggcttggatcacataaccaatattatcaacatccatTAGACTCTAAACCTTATTCCCTTGAAGCCCAAGgtctttacttgatccatttatgTTCCATAATCCcaaaataagaaacttctcgaaacatgatattacaagatgatgATTGGACTAACAAGACTCTGATGGGGCGGTGATTAAAGAGCAATAATTGATGGGATTTTTGAGGGTGGGTTTTGGATGGGGGATGGGAAGCTTAatttatttttccttttttattttaattaaaaatgattaaaaaacaaaaaattaaaaataaattatcaagggcataatagtctttttaggttatATAGGGACCAAATGCCCAAGAAAAACAAATAGTaaggacctttcgagttaaaaaaaataagttaggaaccaaacgtgcaaattaccccaaacaacagggaccattcgtgtaatagAGAAAAAAGGTAaaatggaaaagaaaaaaaaacattagctAAAAAGTAACCTATCAAAAGTTTAATAAAAAATGTATTTAAATCATCAAATGTCTACAAGGTTCTTAatcatttttaacattttataagtaacaaaTGACCATACCGGGTAAGGTGACTGAATGGAAAGACCTAGTATAACGTTCGAGGTATTACATACTACACCTCAAATGTTCCACTTAAAAGTAAATTTATTGTTAATCTATCAGTATTATGTTGGTAATCTATCGGTAATGATTCTATTAATGGATTTTTCATGGACCAATGCCTATAAACCTTGTTAAGGTGCTAATGGAATTACGTATCCCTTAATGTGTAACCCTTAAAGCATTTGTGCAactgaatttttttttctatgtACACCTCAGCCTAACCAAGCAAGATTTAGGTCGCGTTCGGTTTTACTTGGCTAAATCCACAAGAGCCAAGTTGGACCTCACAAAAGCCCAAATCGAACCCATTACGGGAGGTTGAGCGGAGAACCACGTCATCTATACAAATGCAATATTATAAGTCTTCTAATATAAAATATCAAGTTTTGCATTCAAATTTTTTATCACTACAATGTCAATCTTCTTTAAATGGGCTCTACTAACATATTAATTGTTTCTTTTGTGAATTGCTTCTACTGCCCAATTTGATCCTGTATAGGGGTGTAGTCGGGAATTCTACTTAATATTCCTTTCTATGGCTTGGCAGAAGAAAGCTTCAATCATATTTTTGTATCTTGTCCGCTCTATTCTCAAGATTAAGATGGTGTTTGAGAtttcatttaaaaacaatttattGATTTGTTGGCTTTTTGAAAAGTTAATAAGTCAAAAAGAAGTGTTTGGAAATATGAAAATGACTTTTAAAATAACTTCTCATCAACATCTGAAAAAGAGATTTCAATAAGTTCTGATTTCTAACTTTTCAAAACTCCTCATGACTTTTTGTGTTGTAAAACACAAATACCCCTTAAAACATGTATAAGCTAAGACAAATACTTTAAAAAAAACAACTTATTGACTTTTGACCACCACAAAAATTAAtccaaatattaaaataaaaaaaaaacctcaGTTTTTCACCACCATAAGTCTATAAGGTGcttctttccaaaaaaaaaagtcTATAATGTGCTATTTGTTTTTTCAAAGTTAAAATGTATGTAGTTTATGGACCACATCTGCAACGCTCTGCATCAAAAGAGATGGACCAAACGTGTGTAAACTGCAATAAGaagtatgtttgttttttaacgtctgcagacAGTTTTCTATGGCATGGTTAATTTCAGTTTATTTCAAATAGACTTTATTGGAGCTTACAGACAAACATCAAGAAAAGGCTATCCGGAATGGGCATTAACTCACGCATGGGTTTTCTATGTGGCACACTAACACACTAGTGAACACCGCCCCAGAGGCTGATGGGTTGGCTGTGAAATGGATCGGAGTGATGCTGAAGACAAATGAAGACGTTATCTTTGATTGGGTAAATCTTTTTTGACCGTTTCTTTTGTGatgttagaaaaaaaaatctcTTTTTTCATTGGTTAAATGAATAAAGGCTTTTGTGAGGTtagaataattttttttctttttttttttcattggtTAAATGAATAAAGGAGAATGTTTGTAAAGTAGTAACAATTTCTAATGGTTAGTGGTTTGGTAATGAATTTGTAGTGGACCTGATCGTGACGCTGAGTTGAAAATACTTTCTTATTGGGTTGGTTATTCCCCTTAGCCGTAAGTTTAAAGAATTTGTATGAGTTTAGATTGAAATATCCGGTGTTCATGGGTTCTTGCTTGTTCTCTTATATTGTAacattttgatattttttaaCGGTTTTGCTAgttgttaaatttttttttatatgataTCACTCCTATTCAAATTTTTTgataaatgtataaaataaataaaccatgaaaggaTGCCATGCGGATGAAAGAGAGGTTCCTATCAAAACTTAGGCTCGTAGTCGTGGAACAATATTGGATTTGTTACCTAGTGGATTGCTcattttttttatgttctttttttGAATTGCTTTTGAGTTGATGAGTGAGTTAACGAGTGTTATTGGTAAACCTGATCTTatgatataaaaaatacaaaatacgAACGTCACGCAAgcaattattatttaattaatgacACATCCGATAGTGTACTGATAGTCTTCTAACATGAACATAGCGTTAAATTACAAACAACacatttatgtttaatttttacATTTTAGACCATATCCAAGTGGGAATAAAGGATCATACGAGTTTTGTTGAGGATCCATAGGGAATTGATCTACTGATTTGAACCACGAAACAGGAAGTTTTCCATGGAAATCATAATCTCCAAAAATAACATCCGTGATTCCATTCCCTTCAGTCCCAGGCAACCAACCAGCAACTAATCCATCCGATGCTTCCACAACCGATGTCTCTAAAACCAACGGCCTACCAGAAATCAGAATCGCCAAAGTCGGAATCCCGAATTCCGACGCAACCTGCTTCAGTAATTCCTCTCCTTTAAACGGAATCGTGAGGTCGGAATTATCACCAGCGGATTCGACATATGGCGCTTCACCAACCGCCACTATTGCATACGAGAAATCTTGTCCGGATAAGCTTTCGGTTGTTGGATTCTCTTCGTATACAAATTCGGTGTTATTGTTTCCAATTGCTTCTTTAACCGCATCCAGAATTGTAGTTCCTGAAAATAGCGGGAATTACTTTATGATTAGATGGTATGGAATGGAATGAGCCATTCCATTCCTTTCCACTTACAGATAGTGATTCTTCCACTGGTTCCTTCCCATGTAGCAGCCCAACCTCCACATTGGTAGCCAAGATCATCCGCGTGTTTTCCAGCAACCAGAATCTTTTTTGCATTTTTATTTAATGGTAGAAATGGTTTTCTTGGATCTTTCCCATTTTTCAGAAGAACAAGTGCCTTGCGAACTGCTTCACGTGCTAATTCTCTATGTTGCTGAACAGATTACAGAAGCTGATGATTTTTATCAcgtttaacaaaaacaaaaaagaaaaaagaaattgagaatataatcatattaatatgAAAGTTTACCTTGCAGCCAACAATATCAAGCAA includes these proteins:
- the LOC111887317 gene encoding uncharacterized protein LOC111887317, with protein sequence FPLFSGTTILDAVKEAIGNNNTEFVYEENPTTESLSGQDFSYAIVAVGEAPYVESAGDNSDLTIPFKGEELLKQVASEFGIPTLAILISGRPLVLETSVVEASDGLVAGWLPGTEGNGITDVIFGDYDFHGKLPVSWFKSVDQFPMDPQQNSYDPLFPLGYGLKCKN